GCATTGCCAAAACATTAGTTTCATCAAAACCTACTATTTTGCCTTCTTCATCAAATTTAAACGTATTTGCATATACTCTATGCGAAGGAATATTATATTCTTTTACTATAGGATCTATAAATTCTTTAAAACCACAAGATATTACGTAAATATCATCTGCGTAATCTCTAAAAAAATCTTTATTCGCTTCTATAGATTTTGAGATTTTAGTCTTCAACTCTTCAACTAAAATAGGCAAATCATCTTTATGCGCATTCAAAAGTTTTATTCTACGCTCTAATGATTCCGTAAATGAAATATCACCGTCTATTCCCAAGTTGGTAATTTCCTGAATTTCTTTAATAATTTCTTCTTTGTTGGACTTGCCATTGAGTGTAAGCTCCGCTAGAACATCTAGCGCTTCAACTCGCGTTAAAGTACTATCAAAATCAAATACATACTTTCTTCCTGTTGCAACCATTTTTTGAATAAAAATTAAGCCATAAAAGTAAAAATTTATTTGCTCTGATTCTTTGAAATAATACTAAAACTACTATTGAACTTGTAATTGTAACATTTTGATGTAGAATTGTTTTTATGAGCGCTATAAAATTATCAAAATCGCAATTTCATTCTTCGGTTTAAAAAAATATCACTTGAAAAATGAAATTATTTCTTTTGAAAAGGATGCTGTTTTGTACGCTTCATTATGAACTCCCTTAATTATTGCAAATTTACTCCTAGGAATTACCTCATGTAATTCACTTGGATTACCATTTTCTAAATCCTTATCTCCTGCAATAATCAACACTTTTGTTTTAATTTCCTTTAATTCAGCCACAGTTGTTACTGGTTGATATACTTGCAAATAATGTAAGGCCTTAAAATTTGCATGTATTGATTTTGCATAAGCCACAGCCCCTTTCACCTCCTCTGTTAACACAGCGCCTTCTGCAAATGCATTCGCAAACAAAATACGTCTACCCCATTCACGATTCGTAAAATCTAGCCCCATACCACCTAATACCGCTTTTTTAATGCGTTTATCACAGGTTAGCCACTTTGCTGTAACAATACTACCTCTAGAATACCCTACAACATCAAATTTTTTAATGTTCAAATAAGACGCCAAACCTTGTAAGTCTTTTATTTCTGCATTATTTTGATAAAATTTTGCTTCATTCGGTTTATCTGATAAACCGCTACCTCTTAAATCTGGAATAATAACCCTGTAGCCTTTTTGCAAAAGCCCTTTTTTCAAAACAGTATAATCCCAAGAACTTCCAGAAGTTATGAATCCATGTACTAAAATAACTGCGTTTCCTTTTCCTTCATCTGTGTAGGCAATTTTTACCCCATCAAAAGAGGTAAAAAATTCTACCTGCGCGTATCCTGCAAATGAAATTTGTAAAAAAATTAAAATAAGAGCAGTTCTCATATGCTTAAAAGCGTATTATACACTATGCCTGTTAAAATGGCTATCCCAAAACTCAACAACGTTCCTATTAAGATATATTCTGTTAATTCCCTACTATTACTATCTTTTAAGTCATTGAATCTAAAAACAGATTTTGCCGCGATTAAAAAACCTATAACTTCCCAATGTCCAGCAATTAGAAACGTAAGCACAAAAAAACGCTCTATTATTCCTATATACATTCCTGCATTTGGCAATGATTCATGATCATCTTCTATATGCCTAGCCATTCCCTGTAATAGTTTACTTATTATTATGGCGGCAGGAAAACTAACAAATACAAAAGCAGTAACTAAATTAAGATCTATTTCTTGAAATAATTTTACGGTATGATTAACTAAATCTCCATAATAAACACACCCGTATAATACGGCAATATGCATTGCTTGATCTATAAAAAATGGAACACTTTTATTTTTAAAACTTGGTGTTATGTAGAGCTTTATTAAATCTATAAGGTAATGAGAAACCGCAATGACTACTGCAATTTTCCAGTATTTTAAATCCCACAACAACAGCAACGATAAAGCAAAATGAATTAACGTATGATAATAGATGTATTTAGATTTTACTTTTTTTTCTTCTTTATCTTTAACCCATTTAGAGGGCTGAAAAATAAAATCTCCTAGCAGATGTGCTAAAAATAGTTTGGTCAATAACATCATATTACGCCTGTTTAATTATATCCTTATAAAAGGTTAATACTTCTAAGACAAGGTCTAACCTCGCTCTTTTTTGTCTTTGACTTACGGCAGATTGTTTTATTCCCAACTGATCTGCAATTTCTTGTTGCTGTAAATTGGGGTTCTCCAATGAAATTGTTACAATTTCTGCAGAAACAACACTCCAATCATCCATAAAATCTAGTGCCAATTTAAGTATTAAATTTAAGATTTTCTCTAATTTTTCATCGGCGGCAGCTAAAGCTAATTTTATTTTCTGCTCTTTTAATGTTTCGAAAATTCTGCCTGAAAAATGATATGCACTCCCATTAGATTCACTTATTTTAGTCCCTACAAAGGTTTCTTCTCCTAAACCAATACCCATCCGAACGTCTAAGCCTTTTATTGTTTTTATTTTAGCTTTAGTAAGTATCGCTATTTTAAGAGCATCTGCAACAGACACCTTTAGCTGAAATTCATCACCTCTAAAAATATCCCAATCTTGTGGAGCATCTCCTATTTTGGATAAGTGTTTTTTTAAAACTACCATCCATTCCGAAGCTTCATAGTGTTCAGAATTTACAATATCTCCTGTTAGTACCGCAATCATAGTTATAAGTTAATGTGTTAATATAGCAATATATAAGCTAAATAAGTAATAATATAAAATATAAGTATATATACTTATATTAAAACCATCTTCTAACATGCTTCAAATAGGCTTTATACTCCGAACCAAAACTATTAGAAAGTGCCGCTTCTTCTGGTTTTATCTGAAAAGCATTCATATAAGATACAAACCCTGCCGCCACTAAAGAATTAAAAGCATTTCCTAAATACAAACCCCAAGCCAAAAGCACTAACAATAAGCCTAAATACATAGGATTACGGCTGTAACTATACAATCCTGCGGTGACCAATTGAGAAACATTTTGAGGTTTTGTAGGGTTAATAGTCGTATGCTTTTTAATAAATTGAATAATTGCAAATACCCCTATAAAAGCGCCTAATCCTATAAAAACATATATAAAATAAATACGTCCTGTAAAATCAAAATTTCCGAATGGTAGAAAACGAGCAACACCTAACATAAGTGATGCTGCTAAAAGCCAAACGATCGCTGGCGGTAATTTTAAATACATCTGATAAAATATAAAGGATTAAAATACTATTTTTGAATTAAATGACACTACACTAAAATGGAAATTGTTTTTGCAACGCACAACAAAAATAAGGTATACGAAGTTCAATTCTTAGTTCCTAAACATATAAAAATACTTTCTTTAGAAGATATTGGTTGTTTTGAGGAGATACCAGAAACTGCTGACACCCTTGAAGGAAATGCTAAAATAAAGGCGGATTTTGTAACTAAAAAATACAAACTACCCTGCTTTGCAGATGACACAGGATTACTTGTAGAAAGCTTAAATGATGCACCAGGAGTTTTATCGGCAAGGTATGCAGGAGAACAAAAAAATTCTGATGACAATATGAATAAACTACTCACCGACTTAAAGAACAAAGAAAGTAGAAAAGCTAGATTTGAAACCGTAATTGCATTAAATTTAAATGGAGAACAAATTTTATTTGAAGGAGTAGCTTTCGGAGAGATAACCGTTTTAAAAAACGGAACAAAAGGTTTTGGCTACGACCCTATATTTAAACCAAAAGGATATGACAAAACTTTTGCCGAATTACCTATAACTATCAAAAACACAATAAGTCATCGCGGAAAAGCAATGAAAAAACTCCTCGATTATTTAAATAATTTATAGAAATTTAATTCTAAACAAACGTATGTTCTTGATACACTGCGCATTACTTATCTAAATTAATGGTTTAAAATTTAATTCATTATCTAATAAATTAACAGTACCTTTGCAGCTTTAAATAATGCCGCTAGTATAGCATGTGTTGCGCTGAGTCTAAATAGGTTATAAAAAATAATCGCTCTATGCAACAGACATATTTGCGATTAACAATAACATATTTATGACAAAATTTGAAGCGTTAGGCCTTAAAAAGTCTATATTAGACGCTATTACAGACATGGGATTTGAAACTCCATCTGACGTACAAGAGAAAGCAATTCCAATCTTATTAGGTGACGACACCGACTTAGTAGCTCTTGCCCAAACAGGTACAGGAAAAACAGCAGCATTTGGTTTTCCATTAATTCAAAAAATAGATGCAGATAGTAGAACCACTCAAGGTTTAATATTATCACCAACACGTGAACTTTGTTTACAGATTACAAATGAAATGCAATCGTATTCTAAATACGAAAAAAACATTAATGTTGTAGCTATATATGGTGGTGCAAGTATCACTGACCAAGCAAGACAAATTAAACGTGGTGCACAAATTATCGTAGCGACTCCTGGTCGTATGAAAGATATGATGAGCCGTGGATTAGTTGATATCTCTAAAATTGATTATTGTATTTTAGATGAAGCTGATGAAATGCTTAACATGGGATTCTTTGAAGATATCAAAGAAATTCTTTCTGATACTCCTAAAGAAAAAAGTACTTGGTTATTCTCTGCAACAATGCCTAGAGAGGTAGCTACAATTGCTAAAAAGTTTATGCGTAGTCCACAAGAAATTACTGTGGGAGCTAAAAACTCAGGAGCATCAACAGTACAACATGAATACTATGTAGTTAGTGGTCGTGATAGATACCCTGCATTAAAAAGATTAGCAGATACCAATCCAGATATTTTCTCTGTTATCTTCTGTAGAACTAAAAGAGATACTCAAAAAGTAGCCGAAAGTCTTATTGAAGACGGATATAACGCCGGTGCTTTACACGGAGATTTAAGTCAAAACCAACGAGATTTGGTAATGAGTTCTTTCCGTAAAAAACAAATACAAATATTAGTTGCAACTGATGTTGCTGCACGTGGTATTGATGTTGATGACATCACACACGTAATTAACTATCAACTACCAGATGAAATAGAAACCTATACTCACCGTAGTGGTAGAACTGGTAGAGCTGGAAAATCTGGTATCTCAATGGTAATTATTACCAGAAGCGAGCTTAGAAAAATAAAAGCAATAGAAAATAAAATTGGTCAAAAATTCATCACAAAAAATATTCCTACAGGAATGGAAATTTGTGAAATTCAATTATACCACTT
This genomic stretch from Cellulophaga algicola DSM 14237 harbors:
- a CDS encoding alpha/beta fold hydrolase, which produces MRTALILIFLQISFAGYAQVEFFTSFDGVKIAYTDEGKGNAVILVHGFITSGSSWDYTVLKKGLLQKGYRVIIPDLRGSGLSDKPNEAKFYQNNAEIKDLQGLASYLNIKKFDVVGYSRGSIVTAKWLTCDKRIKKAVLGGMGLDFTNREWGRRILFANAFAEGAVLTEEVKGAVAYAKSIHANFKALHYLQVYQPVTTVAELKEIKTKVLIIAGDKDLENGNPSELHEVIPRSKFAIIKGVHNEAYKTASFSKEIISFFK
- a CDS encoding DUF3307 domain-containing protein, with translation MMLLTKLFLAHLLGDFIFQPSKWVKDKEEKKVKSKYIYYHTLIHFALSLLLLWDLKYWKIAVVIAVSHYLIDLIKLYITPSFKNKSVPFFIDQAMHIAVLYGCVYYGDLVNHTVKLFQEIDLNLVTAFVFVSFPAAIIISKLLQGMARHIEDDHESLPNAGMYIGIIERFFVLTFLIAGHWEVIGFLIAAKSVFRFNDLKDSNSRELTEYILIGTLLSFGIAILTGIVYNTLLSI
- a CDS encoding SatD family protein produces the protein MIAVLTGDIVNSEHYEASEWMVVLKKHLSKIGDAPQDWDIFRGDEFQLKVSVADALKIAILTKAKIKTIKGLDVRMGIGLGEETFVGTKISESNGSAYHFSGRIFETLKEQKIKLALAAADEKLEKILNLILKLALDFMDDWSVVSAEIVTISLENPNLQQQEIADQLGIKQSAVSQRQKRARLDLVLEVLTFYKDIIKQA
- a CDS encoding methyltransferase family protein is translated as MYLKLPPAIVWLLAASLMLGVARFLPFGNFDFTGRIYFIYVFIGLGAFIGVFAIIQFIKKHTTINPTKPQNVSQLVTAGLYSYSRNPMYLGLLLVLLAWGLYLGNAFNSLVAAGFVSYMNAFQIKPEEAALSNSFGSEYKAYLKHVRRWF
- a CDS encoding non-canonical purine NTP diphosphatase, producing MEIVFATHNKNKVYEVQFLVPKHIKILSLEDIGCFEEIPETADTLEGNAKIKADFVTKKYKLPCFADDTGLLVESLNDAPGVLSARYAGEQKNSDDNMNKLLTDLKNKESRKARFETVIALNLNGEQILFEGVAFGEITVLKNGTKGFGYDPIFKPKGYDKTFAELPITIKNTISHRGKAMKKLLDYLNNL
- a CDS encoding DEAD/DEAH box helicase, yielding MTKFEALGLKKSILDAITDMGFETPSDVQEKAIPILLGDDTDLVALAQTGTGKTAAFGFPLIQKIDADSRTTQGLILSPTRELCLQITNEMQSYSKYEKNINVVAIYGGASITDQARQIKRGAQIIVATPGRMKDMMSRGLVDISKIDYCILDEADEMLNMGFFEDIKEILSDTPKEKSTWLFSATMPREVATIAKKFMRSPQEITVGAKNSGASTVQHEYYVVSGRDRYPALKRLADTNPDIFSVIFCRTKRDTQKVAESLIEDGYNAGALHGDLSQNQRDLVMSSFRKKQIQILVATDVAARGIDVDDITHVINYQLPDEIETYTHRSGRTGRAGKSGISMVIITRSELRKIKAIENKIGQKFITKNIPTGMEICEIQLYHLANKIKDTEVNAEVETYLPAINKVFEGIDREELIKKVVSVEFTRFFNYYNKTRDLATSSSGREERGERGERSNNSGEIPTDGSVRYFINVGEKDEYDWMSLKDFLRDTLEVGQDDIYKVDVKESFSFFNTDAAITPKILETFKDFKVDGRFVNVEISSNPGGGGGRGGRDRNRSGGGGGGRDRNRGGGGGGDFKKRKSSSSRDGGYGGGSSEGGGSRRRSDSSSGSKSGSRSGSRESSSGSKSKRRSGFF